A genome region from Desulfobacterales bacterium includes the following:
- a CDS encoding caspase family protein, whose product MYYVKLIAVFCFLFPLSAGQAQATDSANLPAGCGEALHLFWKGRMAKDANRARQYFEETIKLCPGFIRPYELVGNYYRKENQTGAAIDYFEKAAELGTTNYKLYYLLASLQFQKGDMAAADHNIKKSLSIRKDYPKALKLNQEIEKVSDNEGPEIILYEPSTRRGMKLVKTYENLTVRGMASDKSGVAWVKVNQLEASLDEHGNFLKDIPIQLGTNTIRVEAADTLGNRSHISIDIEGEKYALPPLTRVESATQQKALYGRSFAVVIGINQYEKWPGLEFAVADAHAVKNRLQKTGFDDITIIMDQAATQRRILSELFHELPQKVGRNDRVLFYFAGHGQTQDMPSGGKKGYIIPVDAETDSYASSAISMEQIRSLSSRIAAKHIFYVMDCCYSGLGLNRSAGVWPGISDYLRKVSAMRVVQIITAGGQGEQVQEKEGHGLFTTYFIEAIAGAADLNKDNVVTGTELGAYLRPTVSNASRQTQTPLFGRLEGEGEFLFFVDPNR is encoded by the coding sequence ATGTATTATGTGAAGCTCATCGCGGTCTTTTGTTTTTTGTTTCCGTTATCGGCCGGTCAGGCCCAAGCAACTGACAGTGCAAATTTGCCGGCCGGATGCGGTGAGGCCTTGCATTTATTCTGGAAGGGCCGTATGGCCAAAGACGCCAACCGGGCCCGCCAGTATTTTGAGGAAACCATCAAATTGTGTCCGGGCTTCATCCGGCCCTATGAACTTGTCGGCAATTATTACCGCAAAGAAAACCAGACGGGAGCGGCTATCGACTATTTTGAAAAAGCCGCCGAGCTGGGCACCACCAATTACAAACTGTACTATTTGTTGGCCAGTTTGCAATTTCAAAAAGGCGATATGGCGGCAGCTGATCACAACATCAAAAAATCTCTGAGCATCCGCAAAGATTACCCCAAAGCGCTAAAATTAAACCAGGAGATTGAAAAAGTCAGTGATAACGAAGGGCCTGAGATTATTTTGTACGAGCCTTCCACCCGGCGGGGGATGAAACTTGTTAAAACTTATGAAAACCTGACGGTGCGGGGGATGGCCAGCGACAAAAGCGGGGTGGCCTGGGTCAAGGTCAATCAACTGGAGGCGTCCCTGGATGAACACGGCAACTTCCTCAAAGACATCCCCATTCAACTGGGGACCAATACCATTCGGGTGGAAGCCGCCGATACGCTCGGCAATCGGTCGCATATCTCTATTGATATCGAGGGTGAAAAATACGCTCTGCCGCCGCTGACCCGGGTTGAATCCGCAACCCAGCAAAAAGCGCTTTACGGCCGCTCGTTTGCGGTGGTTATCGGTATTAACCAATATGAAAAATGGCCGGGGCTGGAATTTGCGGTGGCTGATGCCCATGCGGTCAAAAATAGACTTCAAAAAACAGGCTTTGATGACATTACCATCATCATGGATCAAGCCGCCACGCAGCGGCGGATCCTCAGCGAGCTTTTCCACGAGCTGCCGCAAAAAGTGGGCCGCAATGATCGCGTTCTGTTTTATTTTGCGGGCCACGGGCAAACGCAAGATATGCCCAGCGGCGGCAAAAAAGGCTACATCATTCCGGTGGATGCCGAAACCGACAGTTATGCCTCAAGCGCCATTTCGATGGAGCAGATTCGCAGCCTTTCCAGCCGGATTGCAGCCAAGCACATCTTTTATGTCATGGATTGCTGTTATTCCGGTCTGGGGCTGAACCGTTCGGCCGGGGTTTGGCCGGGGATCAGCGATTATCTGCGCAAGGTATCGGCCATGCGCGTGGTTCAGATCATCACCGCCGGCGGCCAGGGCGAGCAGGTCCAGGAAAAAGAAGGCCACGGGTTGTTCACCACGTATTTCATAGAGGCCATTGCGGGGGCAGCCGATCTCAACAAGGACAACGTGGTTACGGGCACCGAACTGGGGGCCTACCTGCGACCCACGGTGTCAAATGCATCCCGGCAAACGCAAACACCGCTGTTCGGACGCCTGGAGGGTGAAGGCGAGTTTCTTTTCTTTGTGGATCCCAACCGCTAA
- a CDS encoding tartrate dehydrogenase gives MNQKKNKKNFKIALIPGDGIGKEVVPEGVRVLEALATRYGFDIKFDSFPFGCEHFLEHGVMMPADGLVQLSAFDAILLGAVGDPDVPDHVSLWGLLIPIRRHFEQYVNLRPVRLLPGIRSPLAGRKPQDIDFYIVRENNEGEYSQIGGRLYEGTEREIVVQQSIFTRQGVDKILRYAFKLAQSRPKKHLTSATKSNGIIHTMPFWDQRFKTIAKEFKDVSADQYHIDILTAHFVQNPDWFDVVVASNLFGDILSDLGPAVAGGIGIAPSANLNPERNHPSMFEPVHGSAPDIAGKGIANPIALLWSVVMMLDFFNQSAAAADLMKAIEAVTAEGQVLTPDLGGNASTSDLTVAVLAKMALA, from the coding sequence ATGAATCAAAAGAAGAATAAGAAGAATTTTAAGATTGCGCTGATTCCGGGGGATGGGATTGGCAAAGAAGTCGTACCCGAGGGAGTGCGGGTGCTCGAGGCCCTTGCCACCCGGTATGGTTTTGACATCAAATTCGACAGCTTTCCGTTTGGCTGTGAGCATTTTCTGGAGCACGGGGTGATGATGCCCGCAGACGGCCTTGTGCAGTTGAGCGCTTTTGACGCCATTTTGCTGGGGGCGGTGGGCGACCCCGATGTGCCGGATCACGTCTCCCTGTGGGGCCTGTTGATTCCCATTCGCCGTCATTTTGAGCAGTATGTTAATTTGCGCCCGGTGCGCCTGCTGCCCGGCATTCGATCGCCGCTGGCCGGACGAAAACCCCAGGACATCGATTTTTATATCGTTCGCGAAAACAATGAAGGCGAGTACTCTCAAATCGGTGGGCGGCTGTATGAGGGCACCGAGCGCGAGATCGTTGTCCAGCAGTCGATCTTTACGCGTCAGGGCGTCGATAAGATTTTGCGCTATGCTTTCAAACTGGCGCAAAGCCGGCCGAAAAAACATCTGACTTCAGCCACCAAATCAAACGGCATTATCCACACCATGCCGTTTTGGGACCAGCGCTTTAAAACCATCGCCAAAGAATTTAAAGATGTCAGCGCCGATCAGTACCATATTGATATTTTAACGGCCCATTTCGTTCAGAATCCAGACTGGTTTGATGTGGTGGTGGCCAGCAATCTGTTTGGTGATATCCTGTCAGATCTGGGGCCGGCAGTGGCCGGCGGTATCGGCATTGCGCCCTCGGCCAACCTCAATCCGGAGCGCAACCATCCGTCCATGTTTGAGCCGGTGCACGGTTCGGCGCCGGACATCGCCGGCAAGGGAATTGCCAACCCCATCGCCCTGCTTTGGTCGGTGGTGATGATGCTGGACTTTTTTAATCAGAGCGCTGCTGCCGCTGATTTGATGAAAGCCATTGAAGCGGTTACCGCAGAAGGGCAGGTTCTGACACCGGATCTTGGCGGTAATGCCAGCACCTCGGATTTAACCGTTGCCGTGCTGGCGAAGATGGCTTTAGCCTGA
- a CDS encoding FmdE family protein, producing the protein MTYEEIIQFHGHVCPGLATGYRMATAAMNKLDSIRAEDEEIVAIVENDACGVDALQCVTGCTFGKGNLIFRDYGKHVFTIYCRSSRSGVRVYFHGKEIPEELHEDKSALAKWIMSAPRDSLLSIEPISIPEPEPAKIRDSIPCSICGENVMESRTNQLGGKPTCIPCCEKHRR; encoded by the coding sequence ATGACATATGAGGAGATTATTCAGTTTCACGGACATGTATGCCCTGGGCTAGCTACGGGGTATAGAATGGCCACCGCTGCAATGAACAAACTTGACTCGATTCGTGCTGAAGACGAAGAAATTGTGGCTATCGTAGAGAATGACGCATGCGGTGTTGATGCTTTGCAGTGTGTTACTGGCTGCACATTTGGTAAGGGAAATTTGATATTTCGCGATTATGGTAAACACGTCTTTACGATATACTGCCGATCGTCAAGATCAGGCGTTCGTGTATATTTCCACGGCAAGGAAATTCCAGAGGAGTTGCACGAGGACAAAAGCGCCCTTGCCAAATGGATCATGTCAGCCCCCAGAGATAGTCTTCTCTCTATAGAGCCAATATCTATCCCGGAACCTGAACCGGCCAAGATTCGAGATTCAATTCCATGTTCGATCTGCGGTGAAAATGTTATGGAATCACGCACAAATCAACTGGGTGGGAAGCCAACCTGTATTCCATGCTGTGAAAAACACCGGCGATAA
- a CDS encoding 3-keto-5-aminohexanoate cleavage protein, translated as MKHQKARKIIVAVAPTGKKIKPPSTNPLTPQDVAQQVIACEKAGASMVHMHVRDQQGEQTEDITDFSATLDLIRKDSDIVIQGSTGGLTDLTLEQRCVALDDARVEVASLNMGSINFGEDVYVNRMPDIRYWARRIEESHVVPELEIFAAGMLPAYIKLLEEGVLKAPYSIGFVLGVRWALPANAETLLFMKTLLPEKDVPWGVIHAGMKDFSLLATAIGMGAAVVRVGFEDSPYFASGKAAETNAELVERIVSLIHQMGFEVATCDEAREILEIGK; from the coding sequence ATGAAACATCAAAAAGCCCGCAAAATTATTGTGGCCGTTGCCCCGACCGGCAAAAAAATTAAACCGCCGTCAACCAATCCCTTGACCCCGCAAGATGTGGCGCAGCAGGTAATCGCCTGTGAAAAGGCCGGTGCCAGCATGGTGCATATGCATGTGCGCGATCAGCAAGGGGAGCAGACCGAAGATATCACGGATTTCTCAGCAACTTTAGATCTCATTCGCAAAGATTCGGACATTGTCATTCAGGGCTCCACCGGCGGTCTGACTGATTTGACCCTCGAGCAACGCTGCGTGGCTTTAGATGATGCCCGGGTCGAGGTGGCATCATTAAATATGGGCTCCATCAATTTCGGTGAAGATGTCTATGTCAACCGAATGCCGGATATTCGCTACTGGGCCCGGCGCATTGAAGAGTCCCACGTCGTCCCGGAGCTTGAGATTTTTGCTGCCGGTATGCTGCCCGCCTACATCAAGCTGCTGGAAGAAGGGGTGCTCAAAGCGCCCTATTCGATTGGGTTTGTCCTGGGGGTGCGCTGGGCGCTGCCGGCCAATGCTGAAACACTGTTATTTATGAAAACCCTGCTGCCCGAAAAAGATGTGCCCTGGGGAGTGATCCATGCTGGGATGAAGGATTTTTCCCTGCTGGCTACCGCCATCGGCATGGGGGCTGCGGTGGTGCGCGTGGGTTTTGAAGACAGTCCCTATTTTGCGTCGGGCAAAGCTGCTGAAACAAACGCCGAGCTGGTCGAAAGAATCGTGTCGCTGATTCATCAGATGGGATTTGAAGTGGCGACCTGTGATGAAGCCAGAGAAATTCTTGAAATCGGTAAATAA